gggaacctcaaaggccgcgcctcgtacaagatctgaggcggaagagacagcaattgagacggtgatccgtcgtggatcctcccctccttgatcgcggcactcgggtccggagacttacggctccacgcgcgcggtcgagccggttttttttttctattttccaatttagctcgcgttctgtttgtccatcgataggccgtcgcgaaattccttgtaaaatcgaatttaaaatccggtgcggacccacgcatcggaaaaggcacgttgttttaagtaatgaagcgtgagggatcaaagcgctcaaaatcTCGGGCGGGGgctatgctgaccacattgtctcctacaggatactgtaatccggtagtgtaccgttagtcttgaatgaagtgctgtaagaCACTTCAACGGTTTGAACCAGCATGGATTGTTGCGaaacgatcattattattattattaagaaggctCCACCTACTTCCAGAGGCGCCTGGGTGTTAAACAACCATTCGAATTCTAGTCACTCGTGTTTGGCGGAGAACGTGTCAATGTATGGTGAAGACATGCATCATGCGATCAGCTGAAATAGTAATGAGCGTTCATAATTCGACTCTTTGCTAGCATCACTAAAACCCTCAAAGATGGTAATGGCAACACCATATTTAGTGCATGAGCTGCCAACGTAGAAGTGTTTATACCCATTTTTGCCGTACTCACATTCTATATCACAGCTTTTGGCACTGCACCATCatgtttcttgcagagcgcagatagtGGCCCGCCTCTTCCGAGGGATTCTCGGTGTCTTACTAATGGCGGCATCAATATTTATCGCAATGATACGGATTTGTGTAGCTGGGACTAATTTGTTTGCTTGATCATTTTTTGCAACGATGTTGAATCCGCTGccaccaaaagagatcaggttGAATTTGAGTAACTCCACCTATACTTCATTTATCCCTCCCTCTCatttcagtattttattttaccGAGGATAATACTAAGTACATTACCTTAAACCCTCCTTCATTTTTACATACGTATCAGATTAAAGAATGTAAGAAATTGCTATGAGACGAGGGGTGCAAATTGTTCCTTTTTGAGCTCCGTTAACCAGGTACCATAAAAAGGACGCACATTTTCTAGATTAATATATAACCGCATTCCAAGTGAAAGTATGGTAAATACACTGGAtgtttatgtatatatatacacaaccAAATCAATTCAaaagtttatttaaaacaaaattcttaaaaaactagaaaaaaatcacaataaccTTTGTCCTAAAATACTAGAGGAAACGTCGTTTTAGTGTTTAAATAGACCATGAGGGCCTGCAGCATGTGGTCCGGCGGCATATTCGTGTTCTTCCTCTGGATGGGCTGCATTCCATTCCAAAGATTTCAGGATGTAGTCTGGAATTGGTGGTGGGACTGGCAAGTGGGCGCCTTCAGCATGGAATCCATGCTCATCGGCAATATATTTAACTTGGATGGGATGTCCTTCCGGTGATGTGTAAGAGAACCCTCCGCTGGCTTGGTGGGAGCCAGCACCTTGTTCATGAacagatattccgttagatgttTCGTAACCGTATTGATAAGATCCGTCCGGGTGAGCATCGCTGACGTAACTCTTTATTTCCGCTCCACCTTCT
The DNA window shown above is from Hermetia illucens chromosome 5, iHerIll2.2.curated.20191125, whole genome shotgun sequence and carries:
- the LOC119657454 gene encoding pupal cuticle protein Edg-78E-like; the encoded protein is MFKFIVLSAVLALTVAEHLQHYISAEGGAEIKSYVSDAHPDGSYQYGYETSNGISVHEQGAGSHQASGGFSYTSPEGHPIQVKYIADEHGFHAEGAHLPVPPPIPDYILKSLEWNAAHPEEEHEYAAGPHAAGPHGLFKH